GGGGCGGTCGGGGAATCCCCAGACGTTGAGCGCCTCTTCCACCCGGCCCAGGCTGAACCCCTGTCCGTCCGTTTCCTTCACCCCCGGCGCAGCGCCGCTTGCCGGGCGCCGGTCGCTTGATAGGATTTCCCGCCCGCGCCGGGGACATACAAAAGCCGCCCCCGCAAAAGGAGGCGGCATCGTGTCCCCAGGTTTAGCCCCAGACGATCTCCGGGCACTTATACCGCCAGCGCTCCCTCGCCGGATCGATCAGCCGGCGGTAGTAATCGATCGAGCCCTCGGGGCCACGGCGCGGCCGGGGCTTCCCCGGTCACGATAATAAGCAACGGTTTCCCCCCGATCCGCGCCCTTGATTCGAAAAGCCCCCCTTTTCTTCCAGGATGCCTACCAGGCGCACTTTCTCTTCCGTCATCATGTTAGGCGGGCTGTTTGCCGAGAAGCTCGATGGCCTGGTTAACCAGCGATTCAATGGTTTTATGGACCCTAGAAAAACCCCTTGTAGTGAAGGTAGCTTCTCAAATCCTTCAGCGTGTAAATGCCGCGTTCCCGGAGGAGAGGGATGAGGCTCAAGAAAAGCCGGGCGTGGATGACCGCGTCGCCGAGCGCCGAATGCCGGCGTTCGAGCGGCACGCCGTAGTGGTTCGCCACATCGTCGAGCAGAGGGTGCTCCCAACGGGGGTTGAGCGCCTGGACCACCGGCAGAATGTCGAGTACCGCCGCCCGGCTGATTTTGAGCCGCGTATGCGGACGCAGCGCCAGGTTCAGAAAGGCGAGGTCGAAATCGGCGTTATAGCCTAAGGGGACCCCCTGGGCCAAAAACGCCAGGAACCAGGGCAGCGCGGCCTGGACGGAGGGGGCGCCGGCCACGTCCGGATCGGTGATTCCCGTCAGGGCCGCCGTATCGTGCGGGATCGTCCGTCCCGGATTTACCAATTGCTCGAAGCCGTCGCTTGTGACCTCTCCCTTTTCTATCCGGACGGCCCCGAGAGCGGTGATCCGGTCGCCGCCGAACGGGTGCAGGCCGGTGGTTTCAAGGTCGAAGGCCACATAAGCCTGGTCCATAAACGGCACGTCGCCGTCCCAGCGCCTGTTCAGCTCATTGATCAACGCGTCCAGCTCTTGTTGCCGGCCTTCCCCGCGCAAGCGGATCCGGAGACTGTCAATAACCTGGATCAAATAGGTGCTTGACACTGAAGTCACCCCGATATATCCCCGTAACCATTTACACCCTGAAGCTCATCCCTGTGAGGTACTGCAGTCGGGAAGCCACAACCAGGGCCTCGCGGAGGGCGTTCAGTTCCCGGCGGCTCATACGGCGGGGGTTGACGTAGTTTGAGGGGTTCCACCCCTGGCTTAAGCGCTGCAGGCTGTCCCGCAGCCGCATCATCAGCATGTTGTCGTAAGCAAGCCTGAAGGTCTCCGCGTCATCCTCCCCGAAAACATCCAGCTTAACGAGTTCCCGCAGCCGGTCGAAGGTCGAGGTGGCCGTAACCCCTTCCCGCAAGGCAAAAAGGCGGATGCAGTCCACAAAGTGAATCAGCACCGAGCGTTTAATGTCCAGTTCGTCTTTGTGGGGCCCCGACTTTTCCGTAACCACCTGCCGGAGGGGATTGAGCGGGATCTTCTTGGCCAGCGCATCCCGTGCCAGGAAGTGCAGAACCACCTGCTCCCCGCTTAGCCAGTGAAGGATCGTCTCGCGCAGCTTCTCGGCGAGCGCAAAAAGTCCGCAGACCGGCCGGAAGTCGAAGAAGATGGTCATCTTCCGGAGTTGGTCGCCCTGAGGTTCCCTCACCCAGCTCCGCACCGTGCCGAGCCATTCACGGTAGGATTTGCACCATTCCGCGTTATTCGCCATTACCTTCCCCGGACAGGGGGCGAACCCCAGCTCAACGAGGCCGGCCACCACCTTCCCGCCGAGGGCCAGGAAGTACTCCTGAAAAGC
This genomic window from Thermoanaerobacterales bacterium contains:
- a CDS encoding exonuclease domain-containing protein, translating into MTSVSSTYLIQVIDSLRIRLRGEGRQQELDALINELNRRWDGDVPFMDQAYVAFDLETTGLHPFGGDRITALGAVRIEKGEVTSDGFEQLVNPGRTIPHDTAALTGITDPDVAGAPSVQAALPWFLAFLAQGVPLGYNADFDLAFLNLALRPHTRLKISRAAVLDILPVVQALNPRWEHPLLDDVANHYGVPLERRHSALGDAVIHARLFLSLIPLLRERGIYTLKDLRSYLHYKGFF